From a single Solanum dulcamara chromosome 4, daSolDulc1.2, whole genome shotgun sequence genomic region:
- the LOC129886524 gene encoding heavy metal-associated isoprenylated plant protein 39 isoform X1, translating into MKKFILNLEVHDVRDKRKALKTVSALPAGIDEISMDMKGKKLTIIGTVDPVNVVSKLRKFWPAHIISVGPAKEPEKKEEPKKEGGKKEEAKKEGEGKKEDAPKEEGKKEEGKKEEEGKKDENKKDEPKKDGEKKAEPQPQPMPMPMPMPMPMPFPHPQAYNQAVVGMVPPYRPYYPPPNMQAMPFRPYYPPPAQTYYHHSMEENPNSCVIC; encoded by the exons ATGAAG AAATTTATCTTGAACTTGGAGGTGCATGATGTTAGAGACAAGCGCAAGGCCTTGAAGACGGTCTCTGCTCTTCCAG CAGGAATTGATGAAATCTCAATGGATATGAAAGGTAAGAAATTAACTATCATCGGGACAGTTGATCCAGTGAATGTAGTGAGCAAACTACGGAAATTTTGGCCAGCGCACATAATCTCAGTAGGACCGGCCAAAGAGCCAGAGAAGAAAGAGGAACCAAAGAAAGAAGGGGGCAAGAAAGAGGAGGCTAAGAAGGAAGGCGAGGGCAAGAAAGAAGATGCTCCGAAAgaggaaggaaagaaagaggagggtaaaaaggaagaagaaggtAAGAAGGACGAAAATAAGAAAGATGAGCCCAAAAAGGATGGAGAAAAGAAGGCAGAACCACAGCCACAACCAATGCCAATGCCAATGCCAATGCCGATGCCGATGCCATTCCCACATCCTCAAGCTTATAATCAAGCTGTTGTTGGCATGGTGCCGCCCTATCGGCCATATTATCCTCCTCCTAATATGCAAGCCATGCCTTTTCGGCCATATTATCCTCCTCCCGCCCAAACATACTACCACCACAGCATGGAAGAGAATCCTAATTCATGTGTTATCTGTTAA
- the LOC129886524 gene encoding heavy metal-associated isoprenylated plant protein 39 isoform X2, with the protein MKKFILNLEVHDVRDKRKALKTVSALPGIDEISMDMKGKKLTIIGTVDPVNVVSKLRKFWPAHIISVGPAKEPEKKEEPKKEGGKKEEAKKEGEGKKEDAPKEEGKKEEGKKEEEGKKDENKKDEPKKDGEKKAEPQPQPMPMPMPMPMPMPFPHPQAYNQAVVGMVPPYRPYYPPPNMQAMPFRPYYPPPAQTYYHHSMEENPNSCVIC; encoded by the exons ATGAAG AAATTTATCTTGAACTTGGAGGTGCATGATGTTAGAGACAAGCGCAAGGCCTTGAAGACGGTCTCTGCTCTTCCAG GAATTGATGAAATCTCAATGGATATGAAAGGTAAGAAATTAACTATCATCGGGACAGTTGATCCAGTGAATGTAGTGAGCAAACTACGGAAATTTTGGCCAGCGCACATAATCTCAGTAGGACCGGCCAAAGAGCCAGAGAAGAAAGAGGAACCAAAGAAAGAAGGGGGCAAGAAAGAGGAGGCTAAGAAGGAAGGCGAGGGCAAGAAAGAAGATGCTCCGAAAgaggaaggaaagaaagaggagggtaaaaaggaagaagaaggtAAGAAGGACGAAAATAAGAAAGATGAGCCCAAAAAGGATGGAGAAAAGAAGGCAGAACCACAGCCACAACCAATGCCAATGCCAATGCCAATGCCGATGCCGATGCCATTCCCACATCCTCAAGCTTATAATCAAGCTGTTGTTGGCATGGTGCCGCCCTATCGGCCATATTATCCTCCTCCTAATATGCAAGCCATGCCTTTTCGGCCATATTATCCTCCTCCCGCCCAAACATACTACCACCACAGCATGGAAGAGAATCCTAATTCATGTGTTATCTGTTAA